In Hamadaea flava, a genomic segment contains:
- a CDS encoding DUF2726 domain-containing protein, with amino-acid sequence MSDASAGRVRPVLVNRYEKVTDHQLSVAAAKYGDRLLAKVRLADVVDVDAWTAGVRRYGLASHLDFVMVTAETSMPKFAVELDGRQHWTDPATRRRDRLKDQLCEWAGLPLLRITSEFIRRQGRWTVLNYAIEAFYLSEGFFEAQEAGHIPMDEPLFATSFLVPTADGSLGLNALDHEARLLLLREYQDLRLPTYAPDVFWTTDPSAGAVQAHAWMAVAPNRYLVARTRVRDCRFQGITPSELAGQLVVLELADHAKKWLAGEAVACDRRTLLCYMGEAQKYISDGGFLGCVTGGALRAGGPPPMTIDIDAQTLGGRSPR; translated from the coding sequence ATGTCGGACGCAAGCGCAGGCCGCGTTCGGCCTGTGCTGGTGAACCGGTATGAGAAGGTCACGGACCATCAGCTGAGTGTCGCTGCGGCCAAGTATGGGGACAGACTACTTGCCAAGGTACGGCTCGCCGATGTTGTCGACGTCGATGCATGGACCGCTGGCGTGAGACGCTACGGGCTGGCATCCCATCTGGACTTCGTGATGGTGACGGCCGAGACGTCCATGCCGAAGTTCGCCGTCGAGCTGGACGGCCGTCAGCATTGGACCGACCCCGCCACGCGACGACGAGACCGGCTGAAAGATCAACTGTGCGAATGGGCTGGTCTTCCCCTGCTGCGCATCACCAGCGAGTTCATCCGCCGCCAGGGCCGCTGGACCGTCCTGAACTATGCGATCGAAGCGTTCTACCTATCCGAGGGCTTCTTCGAGGCACAAGAGGCGGGTCACATCCCGATGGACGAGCCACTTTTCGCGACTTCGTTCCTCGTTCCAACTGCCGACGGAAGCCTGGGACTCAATGCACTCGATCATGAGGCTCGGCTACTGCTCCTGCGCGAGTACCAGGACCTGAGGCTTCCGACCTACGCCCCGGACGTCTTCTGGACCACGGACCCATCTGCCGGAGCTGTGCAGGCACACGCATGGATGGCAGTCGCTCCGAACCGGTATCTCGTTGCCCGGACTCGCGTGCGTGACTGCCGGTTCCAGGGAATCACACCAAGCGAGCTCGCAGGACAGCTCGTGGTGCTCGAGCTCGCCGATCACGCCAAGAAGTGGCTGGCTGGGGAAGCCGTCGCGTGCGACCGCCGGACCCTGCTTTGCTACATGGGGGAAGCTCAGAAATACATCTCGGATGGTGGCTTCCTCGGCTGCGTGACCGGCGGTGCCCTTCGCGCTGGCGGGCCGCCGCCGATGACGATCGACATTGACGCTCAAACGCTTGGCGGGCGATCACCGCGATAA
- a CDS encoding VOC family protein — MEARFHGTCLITSDVASLAAFYATVLDTTVRGGDPFAVVSVSGAVLSIYSSSGMETMVPGSMAGARSGNFTLEFEVDDVDNCYERLLAAAIPIVKPPTTQPWGRRSVWLRDPDGNIVNLYRPTSSTDLSVDASREGSHSR, encoded by the coding sequence CCTGTTTGATCACCAGTGACGTAGCGTCCCTCGCCGCGTTCTACGCCACAGTGCTCGACACCACGGTCCGCGGTGGTGACCCCTTCGCCGTCGTGTCCGTCTCCGGCGCTGTGCTGTCGATCTACTCCTCCAGCGGCATGGAAACGATGGTGCCCGGTTCAATGGCAGGTGCCAGAAGCGGCAATTTCACGCTGGAGTTCGAGGTCGACGACGTCGACAACTGCTACGAACGGCTGCTGGCCGCCGCAATCCCGATCGTGAAGCCACCCACCACCCAACCTTGGGGCCGACGCTCGGTGTGGTTACGCGACCCTGACGGCAACATCGTCAACCTCTACCGGCCGACGTCGTCCACCGACCTGAGCGTTGACGCCAGCAGGGAAGGTAGCCATAGCCGCTGA